The following are encoded together in the Pieris napi chromosome 17, ilPieNapi1.2, whole genome shotgun sequence genome:
- the LOC125057719 gene encoding TBC1 domain family member 16 yields MPLPELIKRASSYFLGLEFDDEDPPEYVDNEILFCKNNVCVHPPTIARHELDIVHHPGYLTVTTKVFTDQHNNAKRPTLFLNWIPNSTLRKCPSAVETSPSEEICNINIPSYPKDIPVSKPRKEKVRKYDNAFSDSSDTTSLNSNSDKQSIKSYDTRYTQNDTTKDELRSARPTIKSAESIKDDVYEVKDESQIFEGDKHVRSQSMTSVNITIANPHIENVDLTPDSLSGGFVRSLSMSSCDEGNPNWMSTPEFLALKHNLVFPDSVHSSPAPQRRAPLKCRRFSVDLSQMRSLRLFFNDDNCTCGQLVVASRESQYKILHFHHGGLDHLAQVLHRWHSLLHNIKLTPGSEEPNLPYRHFMVCRPEVQKSEQHPEEGKLPKITPELYYGKIMNSKGVIEDDLFLRKCIFFGGLDKELRREVWPFLLHCYPYNSTYDEREIILQIRTREYDEITKRRLEKMTPEQHAMFWKSVQSVIEKDVVRTDRGNPFFAGENNYNVEIMKNILLNYAIYNPVLGYTQGMSDLLAPVLCEIKCEAEAFWCFVGLMQRAIFVCTPTDNDMDNNLSYLRELIRIMVPHFYKHLEKHIDAMELLFCHRWILLCFKREFTEAVALRMWEACWANYQTDYFHLFLCLAIVAVYADDVIAQDLNTDEMLLHFSSLAMYMDGRLILRKARGLLYQFRQLVRIPCTLAGMCQRCGPGIWDSTHRPSVECTGAHDFCEYAVQ; encoded by the exons ATGCCGCTACCTGAACTAATTAAACGAGCATCAAGTTATTTTCTTGGCTTGGAGTTTGACGACGAGGACCCACCTGAATATGTGGACAACGAAATCTTATTCTGCAAGAACAATGTGTGCGTTCACCCACCGACTATCGCTAGACATGAATTAGATATAGTGCATCATCCGGGTTATCTCACAGTGACGACCAAAGTATTTACAGATCAGCATAACAATGCGAAACGACCTACATTATTTCTCAATTGGATTCCTAATTCTACCCTTAGGAAATGCCCATCAGCTGTTGAAACGAGCCCGAGTGAGGAGATCTGTAACATCAATATACCCTCTTATCCAAAAGATATCCCTGTTTCAAAACCTAGAAAGGAGAAAGTAAGAAAATATGATAATGCCTTCTCTGACTCCTCAGATACAACGAGCTTGAACTCGAATTCAGATAAGCAAAGTATTAAATCTTATGACACAAGGTATACTCAAAATGATACAACGAAAGACGAGTTAAGAAGTGCAAGGCCAACAATAAAATCCGCGGAGTCTATTAAGGATGATGTGTACGAAGTAAAAGATGAGTCTCAAATTTTCGAAGGCGATAAACACGTTCGGTCGCAGTCGATGACTTCAGTTAACATAACGATTGCTAATCCGCATATCGAGAACGTTGACTTGACCCCTGACTCGCTCTCGGGTGGCTTCGTGAGGTCATTGTCGATGAGTTCATGTGACGAGGGCAACCCTAATTGGATGAGCACTCCAGAATTTCTGGCCCTGAAACATAACTTGGTGTTTCCTGACAGCGTGCACAGTTCCCCAGCACCTCAGCGTAGGGCTCCTCTTAAATGTCGAAG GTTCTCCGTCGATCTAAGTCAAATGCGTTCTTTGCGCTTATTCTTTAATGATGATAACTGCACCTGTGGACAACTTGTGGTAGCTTCAAGGGAGTctcaatataaaattctacATTTTCATCATGGCGGACTTGACCATCTGGCTCAAGTACTACACAGATGGCACTCTTTGCTccataatattaaacttaCGCCAG gcTCCGAAGAACCGAATCTACCATACCGTCACTTTATGGTGTGCCGGCCAGAGGTGCAAAAATCAGAACAACACCCAGAAGAGGGAAAACTTCCTAAAATAACCCCAGAATTATATTACGGAAAGATAATGAATAGCAAAGGGGTTATCGAAGATGACCTGTTTCTTCGCAAATGTATATTCTTTGGGGGGTTAGACAAAGAGTTGAGGCGGGAAGTCTGGCCCTTCCTTCTTCACTGTTATCCATACAACTCTACATATGACGAAAGGGAAATTATCCTTCAAATACGCACAAGGGAGTACGATGAAATTACAAAGAGACGTCTGGAAAAAATGACCCCTGAGCAACACGCAATGTTCTGGAAGTCTGTACAAAGTGTAATAGAAAAAGACGTTGTAAGAACTGATAGAGGAAACCCGTTCTTTGCTGGAGAGAATAACTATAATGTAGAGATAAtgaagaatatattattaaattatgcaATATATAATCCGGTTTTAGG TTACACCCAAGGAATGAGTGATCTTCTTGCTCCTGTTCTATGTGAGATCAAATGTGAAGCGGAGGCTTTTTGGTGCTTTGTAGGTCTCATGCAGCGTGCCATCTTTGTCTGCACCCCAACTGACAACGATATGGACAACAACTTG AGCTACTTAAGGGAACTTATCAGAATAATGGTGCCACACTTTTACAAACACCTTGAGAAACATATTGACGCCATGGAACTACTGTTTTGCCATCGGTGGATATTATT ATGTTTCAAACGCGAATTCACGGAAGCAGTGGCTCTCCGTATGTGGGAGGCCTGTTGGGCCAACTACCAGACTGACTACTTCCACTTGTTCCTATGCCTGGCGATAGTTGCAGTATACGCTGATGACGTCATAGCACAAGACTTGAACACTGATGAAATGCTCTTGCATTTTAGTTCTTTAG CAATGTACATGGACGGGCGTCTAATACTGCGTAAAGCACGCGGGCTTCTATACCAATTCCGCCAACTAGTTCGGATTCCGTGCACTTTAGCTGGAATGTGTCAAAGATGCGGTCCCGGAATATGGGACTCTACACATCGGCCAAGCGTGGAATGCACCGGCGCACACGATTTCTGTGAATATGCAGTACAATAG